Proteins from a single region of Phyllobacterium sp. T1293:
- the gcvP gene encoding aminomethyl-transferring glycine dehydrogenase, producing the protein MKDTVFPFADRHIGPSIQGSRAMLAALGIPSLETLISQAVPKSIRLERPLDIPEAASEADALAELAAKMGQNKTHKSFIGQGYHGTHVPAVILRNLFENPAWYTAYTPYQSEISQGRLELLFHFQTLVTELTGLPVASASLLDEATAVAEAVGIAYRHHREKRDRIVIAGALHPQTVDVVKTRAEPLGMTVDEGEIDTGVAAIIVPWPDTFGVYGDYSSVIQAAKAAGALVIAVADPLALTITPPPAKSGVDIAAGSMQRFGVPIGYGGPHAAYLAVSETLTRLIPGRLVGQSVDSKGRAGYRLALQTREQHIRRDKATSNICTAQALLANMAVSYAIWHGPQGLQAIARGVHAQASRLAAALTSAGLSLAGSHFFDTVTVTVPGKAASIAAEAEKNGRLLRIVDQDRLGITVDETTSEDDLAALVALFGATLPAEAKTTLPGERHAEGFMTQAVFHQQRSETEMMRFLRRLADKDLALDRAMIPLGSCTMKLNAAAEMLPVSWNSVANVHPFAPAGHALGYKSMTDDLENWLSEITGFDAVSLQPNAGSQGEYAGLLAIRRYHLDRGDDHRDICLIPESAHGTNPASAHMAGMRVVVVACEEAGDIDLEDLKAKAEQHSANLAALMITYPSTHGVFEEGVKDICTVIHQHGGQVYFDGANLNALVGLARPGDIGADVCHMNLHKTFCIPHGGGGPGVGPIGVKKHLAPFLPGHVAKGSQHAVSAAPFGSASILPITWMYIRMMGGAGLKRATEMAILNANYIAERLKGHYPVLFKGSNGRVAHECILDTRVLKDSAGISVEDIAKRLIDYGFHAPTMSWPIAGTLMVEPTESESKREIDRFCDAMILIAGEAEKVASGIWPREDNPLVNAPHPSGDVLADDWSHPYSRREASLPAGESEENPKYWPPVSRIDNVAGDRNLVCSCPPMQAYS; encoded by the coding sequence ATGAAAGACACCGTATTCCCGTTTGCTGATCGCCATATTGGCCCAAGTATACAAGGCTCGCGCGCCATGTTGGCCGCCCTTGGCATTCCATCGCTGGAAACCCTGATTTCACAGGCCGTGCCGAAGTCGATCCGCCTTGAGCGCCCGCTCGATATTCCTGAAGCGGCCAGCGAAGCTGACGCTCTGGCGGAACTCGCGGCCAAGATGGGTCAAAACAAGACCCATAAAAGCTTTATCGGTCAGGGTTATCACGGCACCCATGTGCCAGCCGTTATCCTGCGTAATCTCTTTGAAAACCCGGCATGGTATACGGCTTATACGCCTTACCAGTCGGAAATCAGTCAGGGTCGGCTCGAACTTTTGTTTCATTTTCAGACGCTGGTGACAGAGCTTACAGGTCTGCCGGTCGCATCCGCTTCACTTCTGGATGAAGCGACGGCTGTTGCCGAAGCGGTCGGCATTGCCTATCGCCATCATCGCGAAAAGCGGGACCGTATCGTCATCGCAGGTGCTTTGCATCCGCAGACCGTCGATGTGGTCAAAACCCGTGCCGAGCCGCTGGGGATGACCGTCGACGAGGGCGAAATTGATACGGGTGTCGCAGCAATCATCGTTCCATGGCCGGATACATTTGGTGTTTATGGCGATTATAGCTCGGTCATTCAGGCTGCCAAGGCAGCCGGAGCGCTGGTTATCGCAGTTGCTGATCCGCTGGCCCTGACAATCACGCCACCACCTGCCAAATCAGGTGTTGATATTGCCGCCGGTTCCATGCAGCGCTTTGGTGTGCCGATTGGTTATGGTGGTCCGCATGCTGCTTATCTTGCTGTCAGCGAAACACTAACACGGCTTATTCCGGGCCGTCTGGTTGGTCAGTCAGTGGACAGCAAGGGCCGGGCAGGTTACCGCCTTGCCTTGCAGACGCGCGAACAGCATATCCGTCGTGACAAAGCGACCTCCAATATCTGTACCGCACAGGCACTGCTCGCCAATATGGCTGTATCTTATGCCATCTGGCATGGTCCGCAGGGTCTTCAGGCTATCGCGCGCGGCGTGCATGCACAGGCGTCGCGATTGGCGGCGGCTCTCACGAGTGCTGGTCTTTCCCTCGCCGGATCGCATTTCTTCGATACTGTTACGGTCACTGTTCCCGGCAAGGCCGCATCAATCGCAGCCGAGGCGGAAAAGAATGGGCGTCTGCTGCGCATTGTCGATCAGGACCGGTTGGGCATTACAGTCGATGAAACAACGTCAGAAGATGATCTGGCGGCGCTGGTTGCACTCTTCGGCGCGACCTTGCCCGCTGAGGCAAAGACTACCTTGCCGGGTGAGAGACATGCCGAAGGGTTCATGACGCAGGCCGTTTTCCATCAGCAGCGTTCAGAAACCGAAATGATGCGCTTCCTTCGCCGTCTGGCGGACAAGGATCTGGCGCTCGATCGCGCCATGATCCCGCTCGGGTCCTGCACGATGAAGCTGAATGCAGCAGCGGAAATGCTGCCGGTCAGCTGGAACAGCGTTGCCAATGTGCATCCGTTTGCTCCGGCTGGTCATGCGCTTGGCTACAAGTCCATGACGGATGATCTGGAAAACTGGCTTTCCGAGATTACTGGTTTTGACGCCGTCTCATTGCAGCCTAATGCGGGCAGTCAGGGTGAGTATGCCGGTCTTCTGGCCATTCGCCGTTACCATCTGGACCGGGGTGATGATCATCGTGACATCTGCCTCATTCCAGAATCGGCACATGGTACAAACCCGGCCAGTGCCCATATGGCCGGTATGCGCGTTGTTGTTGTGGCCTGCGAAGAGGCTGGCGATATTGACCTTGAAGACCTCAAGGCAAAGGCGGAACAACACAGTGCCAATCTTGCAGCGCTGATGATCACCTATCCCTCGACGCATGGTGTGTTCGAAGAAGGCGTCAAGGATATCTGCACGGTCATTCATCAGCATGGCGGACAGGTTTACTTTGACGGTGCGAATCTCAATGCGCTGGTCGGGCTTGCCCGTCCTGGTGATATTGGCGCCGACGTTTGTCATATGAACCTGCACAAGACGTTCTGTATTCCGCATGGCGGCGGTGGACCGGGTGTTGGCCCAATCGGCGTGAAGAAGCATCTGGCTCCGTTCCTGCCCGGACATGTCGCCAAGGGGTCGCAGCATGCGGTTTCTGCGGCACCGTTCGGCAGTGCATCCATCCTTCCAATCACATGGATGTATATCCGCATGATGGGTGGTGCGGGTCTCAAACGTGCAACGGAAATGGCTATTCTCAACGCCAATTACATCGCCGAGCGGTTGAAGGGCCACTATCCCGTGCTGTTCAAGGGAAGTAATGGCCGTGTCGCGCACGAGTGCATTCTCGATACCCGTGTTCTGAAAGACAGTGCCGGGATCAGCGTCGAGGATATTGCCAAGCGTCTCATTGATTATGGTTTCCATGCACCAACCATGTCCTGGCCGATTGCCGGTACGCTGATGGTCGAACCGACGGAATCGGAATCAAAGCGGGAAATCGACCGCTTCTGCGATGCGATGATCCTCATTGCCGGAGAAGCCGAAAAGGTTGCCAGCGGGATCTGGCCACGGGAAGACAATCCGCTGGTGAATGCACCGCACCCATCCGGCGACGTGCTGGCCGATGACTGGTCGCATCCTTACAGCCGCAGGGAAGCCAGCCTTCCGGCCGGTGAGAGCGAAGAGAACCCGAAATATTGGCCGCCAGTGTCGCGTATCGACAATGTGGCCGGTGATCGCAATCTCGTCTGCTCCTGCCCACCCATGCAGGCATATAGCTAA
- a CDS encoding amidohydrolase family protein yields MFDLKVTNATLPDGRTHIDIGIKSGRIVAVETNLGGEAGETIDADGLLVSPPFVDSHFHMDATLSLGQPRLNESGRLLDGIQIWGELKPLLTHDTVIERALRYCDLAVTQGLLAIRTHVDICDERLLGVEALLDVKKQVAPYIDLQLVAFPQDGYYRYPGAVDLLKRALDLGVDVVGGIPHFERTMMDGAASVKALCEIAAERGLMIDLHCDETDDPLSRHIETLAYETQRLGLGGRSTGSHLTSMHSMDNYYVSKLLPLIAEAGVAAIANPLINIGIQGRHDTYPKRRGMTRVPELLAHGVTVAFGHDCVMDPWYSLGQADMLDVASMGLHVAQMTSRDAMRQCFAAVTTEPAKILNLEGYGLGIGCKADMVLLQAADTIEAIRLKATRLVVIKSGKVIARTPKRVSTIALHGRPDAVDPASYAPRLN; encoded by the coding sequence ATGTTCGATCTGAAAGTCACGAATGCCACCTTACCTGACGGTCGCACCCATATCGACATTGGTATCAAGTCCGGTCGTATTGTTGCCGTCGAGACCAATCTTGGCGGCGAGGCAGGGGAGACAATCGATGCGGATGGGCTGCTGGTTTCACCGCCATTTGTCGACAGCCATTTCCATATGGATGCAACCCTGTCGCTCGGTCAGCCACGCCTTAATGAAAGCGGGCGGTTGCTCGATGGTATCCAGATATGGGGCGAATTGAAGCCGCTTCTGACCCATGACACCGTGATTGAGCGAGCGCTACGCTATTGCGATCTGGCCGTGACGCAAGGGCTGCTTGCTATCCGCACTCACGTTGACATCTGCGATGAACGCCTGCTGGGCGTGGAAGCACTCCTCGACGTCAAAAAGCAGGTTGCACCCTATATTGATCTGCAACTTGTGGCTTTCCCGCAGGATGGTTATTACCGCTATCCCGGCGCGGTTGATCTACTCAAACGTGCGCTTGATCTTGGTGTTGATGTGGTTGGCGGTATCCCGCATTTTGAGCGTACCATGATGGACGGTGCAGCGAGCGTCAAAGCGCTTTGCGAGATCGCTGCGGAGCGCGGCCTGATGATCGATCTGCATTGTGACGAGACAGATGATCCACTATCGCGCCATATCGAAACGCTGGCCTATGAAACACAGCGCCTTGGTCTGGGTGGCCGTTCTACTGGCTCGCACCTGACGTCAATGCATTCGATGGACAATTACTACGTCAGCAAGCTGCTCCCGTTGATTGCAGAGGCCGGTGTTGCGGCGATTGCCAATCCACTCATCAATATCGGCATTCAGGGCCGCCACGACACCTATCCGAAACGCAGGGGCATGACCCGTGTGCCGGAGCTTCTTGCACATGGTGTTACCGTCGCGTTCGGACATGATTGTGTGATGGACCCTTGGTATTCACTTGGTCAGGCCGACATGCTTGATGTCGCCAGCATGGGACTGCATGTGGCGCAGATGACGAGCCGTGATGCGATGCGTCAATGCTTCGCGGCTGTAACAACGGAGCCAGCCAAGATACTCAATCTTGAAGGTTATGGCCTTGGTATCGGCTGCAAGGCGGACATGGTTCTGTTACAGGCTGCAGATACGATTGAGGCTATCCGTCTCAAGGCCACCCGGCTTGTGGTGATCAAGTCGGGCAAAGTCATTGCGCGGACACCGAAACGGGTCAGTACGATCGCGTTGCATGGCCGTCCTGATGCGGTCGATCCGGCAAGTTATGCTCCAAGGCTCAATTAA
- a CDS encoding GSU2403 family nucleotidyltransferase fold protein has translation MSKFRELSSEQVRQLIDTEQAYDVYRASLKEYEQRFSGSMSWKKSTNGKEYLYKKTNGIWKSLGAHSTETEAIFGQFHTGREVSKTRVSRLAKRLDELAPVNRAMALGRVPLLTARIIRALGKSGLIGTAVDVVGTNALFAYERMAGVQISGGLLSTQDVDLLFDSRFSLRLISKDFSHKGLIGLLQKIDHSFAPMARNAYRAANRDGFLVDLIKPTPKDRMSTREKARFSADAEDLQAIEIEGLTWLVNSPKISTVVIDEKGYPLDYTCPDPRAFALHKLWLSRRADRDAAKRVRDEMQARIVAGLIRTRLPHLSFDANDLQALPLALRQLAAELGPIADDDADESLSLTPNW, from the coding sequence ATGAGTAAATTCAGAGAATTATCTTCAGAACAAGTGCGCCAATTGATTGATACGGAACAGGCCTATGATGTCTATCGGGCCAGTCTGAAGGAATATGAGCAACGTTTTTCCGGCTCGATGTCCTGGAAGAAGAGCACGAACGGCAAGGAATATCTCTACAAGAAGACGAACGGCATCTGGAAATCTCTTGGGGCCCACTCGACCGAGACTGAAGCAATCTTCGGGCAGTTTCATACTGGCCGCGAAGTCTCGAAAACCCGCGTTTCGCGCTTGGCAAAACGGCTGGATGAACTGGCACCTGTCAACCGGGCAATGGCGCTTGGCCGCGTCCCGCTTCTGACAGCACGCATTATCCGCGCACTCGGCAAATCTGGATTGATTGGCACGGCTGTCGACGTGGTCGGCACCAATGCGCTCTTTGCCTATGAGCGTATGGCAGGCGTCCAGATATCAGGCGGACTTTTGTCCACCCAAGATGTCGATCTCTTATTCGACTCGCGTTTCAGTCTGCGATTGATCAGCAAAGACTTTTCGCACAAGGGCCTGATCGGGCTTTTGCAAAAGATCGATCATTCCTTCGCACCCATGGCCCGCAATGCTTATCGCGCCGCCAATCGCGATGGTTTCCTTGTCGATCTGATCAAGCCAACGCCAAAAGACCGCATGTCCACCCGCGAGAAGGCTCGTTTCAGTGCCGATGCAGAAGACCTTCAAGCCATCGAAATCGAGGGGCTGACATGGCTGGTCAACAGTCCGAAAATCTCGACTGTGGTCATCGACGAAAAAGGCTATCCGCTAGACTATACCTGTCCTGATCCGCGCGCCTTTGCCTTGCACAAACTGTGGCTGTCACGCCGGGCAGACCGCGATGCCGCCAAGCGTGTGCGCGATGAGATGCAGGCAAGAATTGTCGCTGGCCTGATCAGGACCAGACTGCCGCATCTGTCCTTTGATGCCAATGATCTGCAGGCACTTCCACTGGCATTGCGGCAGCTTGCAGCTGAGCTTGGTCCTATAGCTGATGATGATGCAGACGAAAGTCTAAGCCTCACACCGAACTGGTAA